The following are encoded in a window of Mycolicibacterium tusciae JS617 genomic DNA:
- a CDS encoding TetR/AcrR family transcriptional regulator: MASTSVPDLTATRRSKAKSDRRSQLIAAAERLVAERGYLAVRLEDIGAAVGVSGPAIYRHFPNKEALLVELLVGISTRLLAGATDVVARADGPRAALDGLVDFHLDFALGESDLIRIQDRDLPSLPLGAKRQVRRAQRQYVEIWVGVLRQLNMSLREDEARLMAHAAFGLLNSTPHSVKPSATKKAEASERAVLRAMTVAALTSATPSVSG; this comes from the coding sequence ATGGCCTCCACTTCGGTGCCTGATCTGACCGCGACGCGCCGCAGCAAGGCCAAATCAGACCGCCGGTCGCAACTGATCGCGGCGGCCGAACGCCTCGTGGCCGAGCGGGGCTACCTCGCGGTGCGGCTAGAGGACATCGGCGCCGCCGTCGGTGTCAGCGGACCGGCGATCTATCGCCACTTCCCCAATAAGGAAGCGCTTCTCGTCGAGCTGCTCGTCGGGATAAGTACCCGCCTGTTGGCCGGCGCCACCGATGTCGTCGCCCGCGCCGACGGTCCCCGAGCGGCATTGGACGGACTGGTCGATTTTCATCTGGACTTCGCGCTCGGCGAGTCGGACCTGATCCGCATTCAGGACCGCGACCTTCCGAGCCTGCCGCTTGGCGCCAAGCGTCAAGTACGCAGGGCTCAACGGCAGTACGTCGAAATCTGGGTGGGTGTGCTGCGGCAGTTGAATATGTCCCTGCGCGAGGATGAGGCTCGGCTGATGGCGCACGCGGCATTCGGATTGCTCAATTCGACACCGCATTCGGTGAAACCAAGTGCCACGAAAAAGGCCGAGGCCAGCGAGCGTGCCGTCCTTCGAGCGATGACGGTTGCTGCGCTGACCTCGGCCACGCCGAGCGTGAGCGGCTAG